One window of the Parasphingopyxis algicola genome contains the following:
- a CDS encoding sensor histidine kinase produces the protein MALEDLTKKPFFVDKNRAFWVLQSVGWSGYFILRSLGGIANNMGPLFILPTAIATATGYCLTLIMAVIFRQLIDRTPRVTWGGSVTVVLIGSAIFSFIEVWAFTAFYRGGEMPSGLQFFGAILLDFTLLVAWSGLYYGINFYILIEEQNDQLLRLENQSSNAHLAMLRYQLNPHFLFNTLNSISTLVLLKQTERANAMLSRLSSFLRYTLANEPTARVPLAQEVETLKLYLEIERMRFEDRLRPSFDIDPRVTRARLPSLLLQPLVENAIKYAVTPQEEGAEIRISAQQVGNRVQITVSDTGPGLQEGAVTRHSSTGVGLANIRDRLVQAFGEEQRFEIKANEGGGFCVEIEIPLQFEQAKEAA, from the coding sequence ATGGCCCTTGAAGACCTCACCAAAAAGCCGTTCTTCGTCGACAAGAACCGCGCATTCTGGGTGCTCCAGTCGGTCGGCTGGTCCGGCTATTTCATCCTGCGCTCGCTCGGCGGCATCGCCAACAATATGGGGCCGCTCTTCATCCTGCCGACCGCGATCGCGACGGCGACCGGCTATTGCCTGACCCTGATCATGGCGGTGATCTTCCGCCAGCTGATCGACCGGACGCCGCGCGTCACCTGGGGCGGATCGGTCACCGTGGTGCTGATCGGATCGGCGATCTTCTCCTTTATCGAGGTCTGGGCGTTTACCGCCTTCTACCGCGGCGGCGAAATGCCATCAGGCTTGCAATTTTTCGGTGCCATCCTGCTCGATTTCACGCTGCTCGTCGCCTGGTCGGGCCTCTATTACGGCATCAATTTCTACATCCTGATCGAAGAGCAGAACGACCAGCTTCTGCGGCTCGAAAACCAGTCGTCCAACGCCCATCTCGCGATGCTGCGCTATCAGCTCAACCCGCATTTCCTGTTCAACACCTTGAATTCCATATCGACTCTGGTGCTGCTCAAACAGACCGAACGCGCGAATGCGATGCTCTCGCGCCTCTCCTCCTTCCTGCGCTACACGCTCGCCAACGAGCCGACCGCGCGGGTGCCGCTGGCGCAGGAGGTTGAAACCTTGAAGCTCTATCTCGAGATAGAGAGAATGCGGTTCGAGGACCGGCTGCGGCCAAGCTTTGACATAGACCCGCGCGTAACCCGCGCCCGCCTGCCCTCGCTGCTGCTGCAACCGCTGGTCGAAAATGCGATCAAATATGCAGTGACGCCGCAGGAAGAGGGCGCCGAAATCCGCATTTCGGCGCAACAGGTCGGAAACCGGGTGCAGATCACCGTGTCCGACACCGGCCCGGGCTTGCAAGAAGGCGCCGTAACGCGCCACTCTTCGACAGGCGTGGGGCTGGCCAATATCCGGGACCGTCTGGTCCAGGCATTTGGTGAAGAACAGAGATTTGAAATCAAAGCGAACGAGGGCGGCGGTTTCTGCGTCGAAATCGAAATCCCGCTCCAGTTCGAACAGGCAAAGGAAGCCGCATGA
- a CDS encoding substrate-binding domain-containing protein, giving the protein MEENVRAPLTGLMAAMAVTLAGCGGGGSGDGGVRAITVVGSSTVYPFTRAVAENFARNNPEFGSPVVESTGTGGGMELFCSGVGTEHPDVANASRRIKMTEFETCQENGVDQIIELQVGIDGLAVVESPDGPQIELTRAQIYEALAAEPYGEEQTAETWSDIDPSLPEIPIRVYGPPTTSGTRDAFIELIMEAGCETNPAIATLEEEDEDRKDEVCTTIREDQAFIEAGENDNLIIQRVAQNPGYLGLLGYSFLAENEGEVIGVSIDGVAPTYDSIASFEYPGARPLYVYIKGNHLQAIRGLREFVAEYVSAWGPDGYLVEEGMISNPDEARANYAAIAESMTALTADDIQN; this is encoded by the coding sequence ATGGAGGAAAATGTGCGCGCTCCCCTTACTGGACTGATGGCGGCCATGGCCGTGACGCTTGCCGGCTGCGGCGGCGGTGGCAGCGGAGACGGTGGCGTGCGCGCCATCACGGTCGTCGGCAGTTCGACCGTCTATCCCTTCACCCGCGCCGTGGCCGAGAATTTCGCCCGCAACAATCCCGAGTTCGGATCGCCGGTCGTCGAATCGACGGGTACGGGCGGCGGCATGGAGCTGTTCTGCTCCGGTGTCGGCACCGAGCATCCCGACGTCGCCAACGCCTCGCGGCGGATCAAGATGACCGAGTTCGAAACCTGCCAGGAGAATGGCGTCGATCAGATTATCGAACTGCAGGTCGGTATCGACGGTCTCGCGGTCGTGGAATCGCCCGACGGACCGCAGATCGAGCTGACCCGCGCGCAGATCTACGAGGCGCTGGCCGCCGAACCCTATGGCGAAGAGCAGACAGCCGAAACATGGTCGGACATCGACCCCTCGCTCCCGGAAATTCCGATCCGCGTCTACGGCCCGCCGACGACGAGCGGCACGCGCGACGCCTTTATCGAGCTGATCATGGAAGCCGGTTGCGAGACCAATCCGGCGATCGCCACGCTCGAGGAAGAGGATGAGGATCGCAAGGACGAGGTCTGCACGACGATCCGCGAGGATCAGGCCTTTATCGAGGCCGGCGAGAACGACAATCTGATCATCCAGCGCGTCGCCCAGAATCCGGGCTATCTCGGCCTGCTCGGTTACAGCTTCCTCGCCGAGAATGAAGGCGAGGTCATCGGCGTATCGATCGACGGCGTCGCGCCGACCTATGACAGTATCGCGAGCTTCGAATATCCGGGCGCGCGGCCGTTATACGTCTATATCAAGGGCAACCACTTGCAGGCGATCCGCGGGCTGCGCGAGTTCGTTGCCGAATATGTATCGGCATGGGGCCCCGATGGCTATCTGGTCGAGGAAGGCATGATCTCCAACCCCGACGAGGCGCGGGCCAATTATGCGGCGATCGCCGAGTCGATGACCGCCCTGACGGCTGACGATATCCAGAACTAG
- the phoU gene encoding phosphate signaling complex protein PhoU, with amino-acid sequence MTGEAKHTVSAFDDELSELRANILELGWRTSLAMADAIKALEQRDTTLAGEVVSGDREIDRLAARIETAAVNVIALRAPMADDLRVLVSAIKISALLERTADYARNIARRVSSITAKYPKKLRKTIAAMNDAAKDMLVDVVRAYAEGDVELARDVCERDDVVDDLHDELTKMLIEFMIEEPAQISQAAHLLFISKHLERIGDQATNIAEMVTYTVTGAQPKVRDTESEKLAA; translated from the coding sequence ATGACGGGCGAAGCAAAACATACGGTATCGGCGTTCGACGACGAGTTGAGCGAGCTGCGAGCCAATATCCTCGAGCTGGGATGGCGGACCTCGCTGGCGATGGCCGACGCTATCAAGGCGCTCGAACAGCGGGATACGACGCTGGCTGGCGAGGTGGTGAGCGGCGATCGCGAGATCGACAGGCTGGCCGCCCGGATCGAGACCGCCGCGGTCAACGTCATCGCGCTGCGCGCGCCGATGGCCGACGATCTGCGCGTGCTCGTCTCCGCGATCAAGATCAGCGCTCTCCTCGAGCGGACGGCCGATTATGCCCGCAACATCGCGCGGCGCGTCTCCAGCATCACGGCGAAATATCCGAAGAAGCTGCGCAAGACGATCGCCGCGATGAACGATGCGGCGAAGGACATGCTGGTCGATGTCGTGCGCGCCTATGCCGAAGGCGATGTCGAGCTGGCGCGCGACGTGTGCGAGCGCGACGATGTCGTCGACGACCTGCATGACGAACTGACCAAGATGCTGATCGAGTTCATGATCGAGGAGCCCGCGCAGATCAGCCAGGCCGCGCATCTGCTGTTCATCAGCAAGCATCTCGAGCGGATCGGCGACCAGGCGACCAACATTGCCGAGATGGTGACCTATACGGTGACCGGCGCTCAGCCAAAGGTACGCGATACGGAGAGTGAGAAGCTGGCGGCCTAG
- a CDS encoding prolyl oligopeptidase family serine peptidase, with protein sequence MRQPDFAWQGKTLSALVLAVFLTCTAIAQPSEYPPSDVSGDSDVIEGVELANPFAWLEHLDSAEVAEWAAAQDEFARVSLALPMDDSAAVRARMARYDESFQINTPVRRGDHLFFLAESADRAGRSLYMYRDGADRLIAGPSDFAGIGMAEAQIDDFRVSPSGRFAAIAGVEGTSGRRAVRILDVETGEYRPDPIEGAVFGDEPWSPDGQWLYFSRSDADGEGSAWRVRLGWGEEQRLAGAGDRRYRVSYAGALGGAVIVERGASGERRAFLASADAAAAPMVLMVEAAGPLRFIGAADGHGYFYQRGRDRIVAARGARGTFDTVEIMDTSGLSVTSAHLYGDRLVINGLEAGAPAIMVYGLDGVHLHTFRPPFGLLWTNFPAGRPAILGDPQSPLAYANSIALESPGVYEIDLERLEMRPWRLRDGVEPGAVSISRRTYRSADGQEVPMVLAHRRDVDLASARGDDDAPSAPVLMWVYGAHRYTAIPFFNGFFRTFIDAGGVLAMPQIRGGGAHGARWHEAGSRANKTNTVADTVAALEWLRDEGIAGPGRVTVLGNSAGSVPAAMAGITRPDLVGALILEIPLSDLVRHARWSSGWATEFGVPDVPEEFATLRAVSPYEALQEPRPVPPTLILAGENDTVAPPHHAYKLAAAMQRAQTGDGEILLHVVRGAGHQIGVDAAQRIESQSYELAFINRIMGLQIE encoded by the coding sequence ATGAGACAGCCCGATTTTGCTTGGCAAGGAAAAACGCTGTCCGCGTTGGTCCTTGCCGTGTTCCTGACCTGCACGGCGATCGCCCAGCCGTCTGAATATCCGCCCAGCGACGTTTCCGGCGACAGCGATGTGATTGAAGGGGTTGAACTGGCCAATCCCTTTGCCTGGCTCGAACATCTCGATTCCGCCGAAGTCGCCGAATGGGCGGCGGCACAGGACGAATTCGCGCGCGTCAGCCTTGCCTTGCCGATGGACGATTCCGCCGCGGTGCGCGCGCGCATGGCGCGGTACGACGAATCCTTCCAGATCAACACGCCGGTGCGCCGCGGCGATCATCTCTTCTTCCTCGCGGAGAGCGCCGATCGGGCAGGCCGTTCGCTCTACATGTATCGCGACGGCGCCGACCGGTTGATTGCGGGGCCGTCAGATTTCGCAGGGATCGGCATGGCGGAAGCCCAGATCGACGATTTCCGTGTATCGCCATCCGGGCGCTTCGCAGCCATAGCAGGCGTCGAGGGCACATCGGGACGGCGCGCGGTCCGCATTCTCGACGTCGAAACAGGCGAATACCGTCCCGATCCGATCGAAGGCGCGGTGTTCGGGGACGAGCCATGGTCGCCCGACGGGCAATGGCTGTATTTTTCAAGATCCGACGCCGACGGGGAAGGCAGCGCATGGCGAGTGCGGCTCGGCTGGGGCGAAGAGCAGCGGCTGGCCGGAGCGGGGGATCGAAGATACCGGGTGTCCTATGCGGGCGCGCTGGGCGGGGCGGTTATTGTGGAACGCGGGGCTTCGGGAGAGCGCCGTGCATTCCTCGCTTCGGCGGACGCTGCGGCGGCACCGATGGTGTTGATGGTCGAAGCCGCCGGGCCCTTGAGATTTATCGGCGCTGCCGACGGCCATGGATATTTCTACCAACGCGGCCGGGATCGCATCGTCGCGGCGCGCGGCGCGCGCGGTACATTCGACACGGTCGAGATTATGGACACATCCGGGCTCTCGGTAACAAGCGCGCACCTTTATGGCGATCGCCTGGTCATCAACGGGCTGGAGGCCGGGGCGCCTGCGATCATGGTATATGGGCTGGACGGTGTGCATCTGCACACCTTCCGTCCGCCCTTCGGTTTGCTGTGGACCAATTTTCCTGCGGGGCGCCCGGCCATTCTTGGCGATCCGCAATCCCCGCTCGCCTATGCGAATTCGATCGCGCTCGAATCTCCGGGCGTCTATGAAATCGACCTGGAGCGGCTGGAAATGCGGCCCTGGCGTCTGCGCGACGGCGTGGAGCCGGGCGCGGTCTCGATCAGTCGCCGAACCTATCGCTCGGCCGATGGACAGGAAGTGCCAATGGTCCTCGCACATCGCCGCGACGTCGATCTGGCTTCCGCTCGCGGTGACGATGATGCGCCTTCCGCCCCTGTGCTGATGTGGGTTTACGGCGCGCACCGCTATACGGCGATTCCCTTTTTCAACGGTTTCTTCCGGACCTTCATCGACGCGGGAGGCGTGCTCGCCATGCCCCAGATACGCGGCGGGGGTGCCCATGGCGCCCGATGGCATGAGGCGGGGTCGCGGGCGAACAAGACCAACACCGTGGCCGATACCGTTGCCGCGCTCGAATGGCTGCGGGATGAGGGGATTGCCGGGCCCGGGCGCGTCACCGTGCTCGGCAACAGTGCGGGAAGTGTTCCGGCGGCAATGGCGGGAATAACCCGCCCGGATCTCGTCGGCGCGCTGATCCTCGAAATCCCGCTTTCCGATCTGGTGCGGCATGCCCGCTGGAGCAGCGGCTGGGCGACCGAATTCGGCGTACCGGACGTACCCGAGGAGTTCGCAACGCTGCGCGCCGTATCGCCCTATGAAGCGCTGCAGGAGCCGCGCCCGGTTCCGCCGACGCTTATCCTGGCGGGCGAGAACGACACGGTCGCCCCTCCGCACCATGCCTACAAGCTGGCGGCCGCGATGCAGCGTGCGCAGACCGGCGACGGCGAAATCCTGCTCCATGTCGTCCGCGGCGCCGGTCATCAGATCGGTGTGGACGCCGCGCAACGGATCGAAAGCCAATCCTACGAACTGGCCTTTATCAACCGGATCATGGGCCTGCAGATCGAATAA
- a CDS encoding porin yields the protein MKHTALGLSACAAALIAGTPALAQDAPTRVEMQAELEELRGRVQTLEALVEQLVGSQAEVAGQAEAANAAAVAAQEVASEAQVAASEAVAAQPHTTFGAAARVRTEDGWDFRPFGRLMADAASVSDPGALNDPGLGFSSEVRRVRLGARGAIPGGFEYKIEVEFGDNEIELTDAILGYDAGDVEFTIGQHNNFQGLEELTSSRFISFMERAGFTDAFGFERRVGVSVNYANGDFRWDGGVFTANVDDLTDDSINAYSFDTRAVYSPELNGTQLHFGGSLHHRDLRDNPGARYRQRPAYHGTDTRFINTGALNVAEETSYGLEAAVIHGPFHAVAEGHWLNADIPGMTNPTFFGGYVEAGYFLTGGDSRGYSGGRFNRTRPVRTIDEGGIGAVQLNARYDRLDLSDAGVVGGEQDLYGLSLIWTPIDYARFMINYSHIAYDDAAIALPNGDTDYSVDVVGARAEFDF from the coding sequence ATGAAACATACTGCCCTTGGCCTCTCGGCCTGCGCCGCCGCATTGATCGCCGGCACACCGGCCCTCGCCCAGGACGCGCCGACGCGCGTCGAGATGCAGGCCGAGCTCGAGGAACTGCGCGGCCGCGTGCAGACGCTGGAGGCGCTGGTCGAGCAGCTGGTCGGATCGCAGGCCGAAGTCGCGGGCCAGGCCGAGGCGGCCAATGCGGCGGCGGTGGCCGCGCAGGAGGTGGCCAGCGAGGCACAGGTTGCGGCGAGCGAGGCCGTGGCGGCCCAGCCGCACACGACGTTCGGCGCGGCGGCGCGGGTGCGGACCGAGGATGGCTGGGACTTCCGGCCGTTCGGGCGGCTGATGGCCGATGCGGCCAGCGTCTCCGATCCCGGCGCTCTCAACGATCCGGGCCTCGGCTTTTCGAGCGAAGTCCGGCGCGTCCGGCTCGGCGCGCGGGGCGCGATTCCGGGCGGTTTCGAGTATAAGATCGAGGTCGAGTTCGGCGATAACGAGATCGAGCTGACCGACGCGATCCTCGGCTATGACGCCGGCGATGTCGAGTTCACGATCGGCCAGCACAATAATTTCCAGGGGCTCGAAGAGCTAACCAGCAGCCGTTTCATCAGCTTCATGGAGCGCGCGGGCTTTACCGACGCGTTCGGCTTCGAACGGCGGGTCGGCGTCTCGGTCAATTATGCGAACGGCGATTTCCGCTGGGACGGCGGCGTCTTCACGGCGAATGTCGACGACCTGACCGATGACAGCATCAACGCCTATTCCTTCGATACGCGGGCGGTCTACAGCCCCGAGCTGAACGGCACGCAGCTCCATTTCGGCGGCTCGCTCCATCATCGCGACCTGCGCGACAATCCGGGCGCCCGCTATCGCCAGCGCCCCGCCTATCACGGGACCGACACGCGTTTCATCAATACCGGCGCGCTGAACGTTGCCGAGGAGACGAGCTACGGCCTTGAGGCGGCAGTGATCCACGGGCCGTTCCACGCGGTCGCCGAGGGGCATTGGCTCAATGCGGACATTCCGGGCATGACCAATCCGACCTTTTTCGGCGGCTATGTCGAGGCCGGCTATTTCCTGACCGGCGGCGATTCGCGCGGCTATAGCGGCGGGCGGTTCAACCGGACGCGGCCCGTCCGCACGATCGACGAGGGCGGGATCGGCGCGGTGCAGCTCAACGCCCGGTACGACCGGCTCGATCTCAGCGATGCCGGGGTCGTGGGCGGCGAGCAGGACCTGTACGGCCTTTCGCTGATCTGGACGCCGATCGACTATGCGCGCTTCATGATCAACTACAGCCATATCGCCTATGACGATGCGGCGATCGCGCTGCCGAACGGCGATACCGACTACAGCGTCGATGTCGTCGGCGCGCGGGCGGAGTTCGATTTCTAG
- a CDS encoding DUF2442 domain-containing protein, with translation MSIGKITAAVVKDGARRGSRIALEWDDGYTGIVDLTPVIAAHKALAPLADADAFRDFQIAGDGWSIEWSCGVDFGSEQLHRWAREQAGEIMPARAFRAWMQRHDMTLDAAAQALGLSRRTIAYYLSEEQVIPKTVMLATEGYDGRRAA, from the coding sequence ATGAGCATCGGCAAGATCACAGCGGCGGTCGTGAAAGATGGGGCGCGGCGGGGCAGTAGAATCGCGCTCGAATGGGATGATGGCTATACCGGGATCGTCGATCTCACGCCCGTCATAGCCGCGCACAAGGCGCTGGCGCCGCTCGCCGATGCCGATGCCTTTCGCGATTTTCAGATTGCCGGGGATGGCTGGTCGATCGAATGGAGCTGCGGCGTCGATTTCGGCAGCGAGCAGCTCCACCGCTGGGCGCGCGAACAGGCCGGTGAGATCATGCCGGCACGCGCCTTCCGCGCCTGGATGCAGCGCCACGACATGACGCTCGACGCCGCCGCCCAGGCCCTCGGCCTCTCACGGCGAACGATTGCGTACTATTTGAGCGAGGAGCAGGTGATCCCGAAAACGGTGATGCTGGCGACCGAGGGCTATGATGGTAGGCGGGCGGCTTAA
- a CDS encoding DUF5131 family protein gives MAKNSRIEWTTHTFNPWWGCVKVSPACKHCYAESWSKRVGSKVWGIGAERRFFSDKHWSEPLKWDAEAKEQNERARVFCASMGDVFEDRRDLDESRERLWSLIQSTPNLDWLLLTKRIELVKELAPWKDEWPENVWLGTTVEDQKRANERLPHLQSIPAKVRFISAEPLLGPISIDRWLDDSLDWVITGGESGPKARPSNPAWFRDLMNQCMAYDVAFHFKQWGDWAPGQGIALAKARQMVLEDGTTMHRLGKKHAGRELDGETWNGLPKVITA, from the coding sequence TTGGCAAAAAATTCTCGTATCGAATGGACGACACACACATTTAATCCTTGGTGGGGATGTGTGAAAGTGTCACCAGCTTGCAAGCATTGTTATGCTGAATCTTGGTCAAAAAGAGTTGGCAGCAAAGTATGGGGCATAGGTGCAGAAAGACGATTCTTTAGCGATAAGCACTGGAGCGAACCACTAAAGTGGGATGCCGAGGCTAAAGAGCAAAACGAACGGGCGAGAGTATTCTGCGCTTCAATGGGAGATGTTTTTGAAGACCGTCGTGACTTAGATGAATCGCGCGAACGCCTTTGGTCACTGATCCAATCGACCCCAAACCTTGACTGGCTACTCTTAACTAAACGGATCGAATTGGTGAAAGAACTGGCCCCATGGAAAGACGAATGGCCTGAAAACGTCTGGTTAGGAACTACGGTTGAAGACCAAAAGCGCGCGAATGAGAGGTTGCCGCATTTACAATCCATTCCCGCAAAGGTCCGATTTATTTCCGCAGAGCCGCTTTTAGGCCCAATCAGTATCGATAGATGGCTAGACGACAGCCTTGATTGGGTGATCACAGGCGGGGAGAGCGGCCCTAAAGCACGCCCTTCGAATCCGGCTTGGTTCCGAGACTTGATGAACCAATGTATGGCCTATGATGTTGCGTTTCATTTCAAACAGTGGGGCGATTGGGCTCCGGGCCAAGGCATCGCTTTGGCCAAGGCGCGCCAAATGGTACTGGAAGATGGTACGACCATGCACCGCCTAGGCAAAAAACATGCTGGACGGGAACTGGATGGAGAGACTTGGAATGGCTTACCGAAAGTAATAACAGCTTAG
- the tcmP gene encoding three-Cys-motif partner protein TcmP, whose amino-acid sequence MEWLTESNNSLGMPRLFSKEEIPELTVQAEKNFASLKYPVWTESKAKLIQEYIRLFTFITKHGTYIDGFAAPQRRDRLDLCSANLVLQTEPKWLRDFWLCDIDPAGCAILDNIAEPHRDQGRSVSVLEGDFNRRVDDVLLSGQITERTATFALLDQRTFECEWASVQKIASHKVSMKIEIFYFLATGWLDRSIAAVRRHDTKARLDRWWGAPNWTALRGMNSIDRAYLLADRFRTEFGYKFVHPYAIHGRARGGRTMYHMIHATDHAEASPLMLRAYRKISGALSNREMRQDDFESLW is encoded by the coding sequence TTGGAATGGCTTACCGAAAGTAATAACAGCTTAGGCATGCCGCGTCTCTTCTCGAAAGAAGAAATACCTGAACTAACAGTGCAAGCTGAAAAGAATTTCGCTTCGCTCAAATATCCCGTTTGGACAGAGAGCAAAGCGAAACTCATCCAAGAGTACATCCGCTTATTCACCTTCATTACCAAACATGGAACGTACATTGACGGCTTTGCCGCGCCTCAGCGGCGGGATAGATTGGACCTGTGCTCAGCAAACCTAGTCCTGCAAACTGAACCAAAATGGCTTCGTGATTTTTGGCTGTGTGACATCGATCCTGCCGGTTGCGCTATCTTGGACAATATTGCCGAGCCACATCGCGATCAGGGGCGATCGGTGAGCGTATTGGAAGGAGACTTCAATCGTAGGGTCGATGACGTTTTGTTATCCGGACAAATTACTGAGAGAACGGCAACCTTTGCATTACTGGATCAAAGAACATTTGAATGCGAATGGGCGTCTGTGCAAAAAATTGCATCTCACAAAGTATCGATGAAAATCGAAATCTTCTATTTTCTAGCGACGGGCTGGCTTGACCGCTCCATCGCAGCAGTCCGTCGGCACGACACGAAAGCTCGCCTTGATCGATGGTGGGGCGCACCGAACTGGACAGCGCTGAGAGGAATGAACAGCATCGACAGGGCCTATTTATTGGCTGATCGGTTTAGAACAGAGTTTGGCTATAAATTCGTCCATCCATATGCGATCCATGGACGCGCACGTGGAGGAAGAACAATGTACCATATGATACACGCTACTGATCATGCTGAGGCTTCCCCACTGATGTTGAGAGCGTATCGGAAAATTTCTGGCGCGCTGAGCAATCGTGAAATGCGCCAAGACGATTTCGAGAGCCTTTGGTAG
- the lepA gene encoding translation elongation factor 4 → MTDLSKIRNFSIIAHIDHGKSTLADRLIQQTGGLSEREMEEQVLDNMDIERERGITIKAQTVRLNYTAKDGETYTLSLMDTPGHVDFAYEVSRSLAACEGALLVVDAAQGVEAQTLANVYQSIEHDHEIVPVINKIDLPAADPEKVREEIEEVIGIPAKGDWQDGGAVLASAKTGEGIEDILEALVQRIPPPTGDRDAPLKAMLVDSWYDPYLGVVILVRVIDGVLRKGLNIKFMQNGTQHLVDRVGCMRPKIEQLDELGPGEIGFITAQIKEVADTAVGDTITTVKNPAPAPLPGYKEVQSVVFCGLFPVDAADFEKLRESISKLRLNDASFTFEMETSAALGQGFRAGFLGLLHLEIIQERLTREYDLDLITTAPSVVYKLTMTDGTEQELHNPADMPDVVKIDYIEEPWIKATVYVPDDYLGPILKLCQDRRGIQKQLTYVGGRAQLVYELPLNEVVFDFYDRLKSISRGYASFDYEPAGYREGDLVKMNILVNNEPVDALSMIVHRAAAETRGRHMCERLKDLIPRHLFKIPIQAAIGGKVIARETIGAMRKDVTAKCYGGDISRKKKLLEKQKKGKAKMREYGNVSIPQEAFIAALKMGEE, encoded by the coding sequence ATGACCGACCTTTCGAAAATCCGGAACTTCTCGATCATCGCGCATATCGACCATGGGAAGAGCACCCTGGCCGACCGCCTCATTCAGCAAACCGGCGGTTTATCTGAACGAGAGATGGAAGAGCAGGTGCTCGACAATATGGATATCGAGCGCGAGCGCGGGATCACGATCAAGGCCCAGACCGTCCGCCTCAACTACACGGCCAAGGACGGCGAGACCTATACGCTCTCGCTCATGGACACGCCCGGCCATGTCGACTTCGCCTATGAAGTCTCGCGCAGCCTCGCCGCCTGCGAAGGCGCGCTGCTCGTCGTCGACGCCGCCCAGGGTGTCGAGGCGCAGACGCTCGCGAACGTCTACCAGTCGATCGAGCATGACCACGAAATCGTGCCCGTCATCAACAAGATCGACCTCCCCGCCGCCGACCCCGAAAAGGTCCGCGAAGAGATCGAGGAGGTGATCGGCATCCCCGCCAAGGGCGACTGGCAAGACGGCGGGGCCGTGCTCGCCAGCGCCAAGACCGGCGAAGGCATCGAGGACATCCTCGAGGCCTTGGTCCAGCGCATCCCGCCCCCCACCGGCGACCGCGACGCGCCGCTCAAAGCCATGCTCGTCGACAGCTGGTACGATCCCTATCTCGGCGTCGTCATCCTCGTCCGCGTGATCGACGGGGTTCTGCGCAAGGGCCTCAACATCAAATTCATGCAGAACGGCACCCAGCATCTGGTCGACCGCGTCGGCTGCATGCGGCCGAAGATCGAGCAGCTCGACGAGCTCGGCCCCGGCGAAATCGGCTTCATCACCGCGCAGATCAAGGAAGTCGCGGACACCGCGGTCGGCGACACGATCACGACCGTCAAGAACCCCGCCCCCGCCCCGCTACCCGGCTACAAGGAGGTCCAGTCGGTCGTCTTTTGCGGGCTGTTCCCCGTGGACGCCGCGGACTTCGAGAAGCTGCGCGAATCCATCTCCAAACTCCGCCTCAACGATGCGAGCTTCACCTTCGAGATGGAAACGAGCGCCGCGCTCGGCCAGGGTTTCCGCGCCGGCTTTCTCGGCCTGCTGCATCTCGAGATCATCCAGGAACGCCTGACGCGCGAGTACGATCTCGACCTGATCACGACCGCCCCGTCCGTGGTCTACAAACTCACCATGACGGACGGGACGGAGCAGGAGCTGCACAACCCCGCCGACATGCCGGATGTCGTGAAGATCGACTATATCGAGGAGCCCTGGATCAAGGCGACCGTCTACGTCCCCGACGACTATCTCGGGCCTATTCTCAAATTATGCCAGGACCGGCGCGGTATCCAGAAGCAGCTGACATACGTGGGCGGTCGCGCCCAGCTGGTCTACGAACTCCCGCTCAACGAAGTGGTGTTCGATTTCTACGACCGGCTCAAAAGCATCTCGCGCGGCTATGCCAGCTTCGACTACGAACCGGCCGGCTATCGCGAGGGCGACCTCGTCAAGATGAACATCCTCGTCAACAACGAGCCCGTCGACGCGCTGAGCATGATCGTCCACCGCGCCGCCGCCGAAACCCGCGGCCGCCATATGTGCGAGCGATTGAAAGACCTCATCCCCCGCCACTTGTTCAAAATCCCCATCCAGGCCGCCATCGGCGGCAAAGTCATCGCCCGCGAAACCATTGGCGCGATGCGCAAGGATGTGACCGCCAAATGCTATGGCGGCGATATCTCGCGCAAGAAAAAGCTGCTCGAGAAGCAGAAAAAGGGGAAGGCGAAGATGCGGGAATATGGGAATGTTTCAATTCCGCAGGAGGCGTTTATCGCGGCGTTGAAGATGGGGGAGGAATAG